One part of the Rutidosis leptorrhynchoides isolate AG116_Rl617_1_P2 chromosome 1, CSIRO_AGI_Rlap_v1, whole genome shotgun sequence genome encodes these proteins:
- the LOC139895783 gene encoding putative F-box protein At3g16210: protein MDHLVEMHYQILKRLNVSDLIRCKSVCKSWLSIIYDPQFIKSHLTQSYLNDRDNDGLGDRRLAISLFPGYLKANPFEIGFNESRILGSCDGLVCVLAYCNKLRVLNPSTREVKRVANPIICIGDGAMYWGVGYDPYTDDYKIIQGFKSGENYYWREVNYTFISSNGVLYNGLLHWVGYNSTEKFVTLSFNLSEEKFVEVPQPNDEEYQFRVGQHESMRLRNMEECLCVFRQELVPREIWVMKDYNNRCWEIFLEYEREKKSDDVHCVKLLTNYVSSRWSLCHDMLWCDNRKLLGTPTFVESLVSPHLLVILA from the exons ATGGATCATCTCGTCGAAATGCATTACCAGATACTGAAAAGATTGAATGTGAGTGATCTGATCCGATGCAAGAGCGTCTGCAAATCATGGTTATCTATAATATATGACCCTCAGTTTATTAAATCCCATCTCACACAAAGTTATCTTAATGATCGTGATAATGACGGACTTGGAGACAGAAGACTTGCGATTTCTTTATTTCCCGGATACTTAAAGGCCAATCCTTTTGAGATTGGATTTAATGAGAGCCGTATACTCGGTTCTTGTGACGGTCTGGTATGTGTGCTCGCTTATTGTAACAAACTTAGAGTACTCAATCCTTCAACTAGAGAGGTAAAGAGAGTAGCCAACCCCATAATTTGTATAGGCGACGGGGCCATGTATTGGGGCGTTGGTTACGATCCTTATACCGATGATTACAAGATTATTCAAGGGTTTAAAAGCGGTGAAAACT ATTATTGGCGAGAGGTAAATTATACCTTTATTAGTAGCAACGGTGTCTTATACAACGGATTGCTACATTGGGTTGGATATAACTCAACTGAAAAGTTTGTAACTCTTTCATTTAATTTATCTGAAGAGAAGTTTGTGGAAGTCCCCcaaccaaatgatgaagaataccaaTTTCGTGTTGGTCAACACGAATCAATGCGTTTGAGAAATATGGAAGAATGCTTATGTGTATTTCGGCAGGAATTAGTTCCTCGTGAGATATGGGTAATGAAGGATTACAATAATCGGTGTTGGGAAATATTTTTAGAGTATGAGCGTGAGAAAAAGTCCGACGATGTGCACTGCGTAAAGCTATTAACGAATTACGTGTCAAGTAGATGGTCATTGTGTCATGACATGTTGTGGTGTGATAACCGGAAGTTATTAGGGACACCTACATTTGTGGAGAGTCTCGTATCCCcccatttgttggtgattttagcatga